The following coding sequences lie in one Zingiber officinale cultivar Zhangliang chromosome 2B, Zo_v1.1, whole genome shotgun sequence genomic window:
- the LOC122048083 gene encoding beta-glucosidase 26-like, whose translation MDFHRSPSLFRFSSFIVFFLLLTFEPSQASNASHSLSREAFPKGFVFGTAASAYQVEGMALKGGRGPSIWDAFVRIPNTIAGNATADVTVDEYHHYKEDVDIMKHFNFDAYRFSISWSRIFPNGTGKVNWEGVDYYDRLIDYLIQQGITPYVNLYHYDLPLALNEEYLGWLSPKIVDAFANYADFCFERFGDRVKNWFTFNEPRCIAALGYDDGLHAPGRCTGCTAGGNSTIEPYIAAHNLILSHAAAVKRYREKYQKEQQGMIGILLDFVWYEPYTYTVQDKAAAQRARDFHIGWFLHPLTYGHYPESMQVIVKERLPKFTEEQAKMVKGSYDYVGVNQYTSYYMKDAGVVDLKPVSYQADWHVEFKYDRDGVPIGPLANSYWLYIVPWGLYKAVTYVKETYRNPVIILAENGMDQPGNATLPEVLQDTTRVNYFKSYITNLKRAMDDGATVIGYFAWSLLDNFEWALGYTARFGIVYVDFKNEKRFPKNSAYWFKKILQRKSN comes from the exons ATGGATTTCCATAGATCCCCATCACTCTTTCGCTTCTCTTCCTTCATCGTCTTCTTCCTTTTACTCACTTTCGAGCCAAGTCAGGCCTCCAATGCCAGCCATAGTCTCAGCCGCGAAGCCTTCCCAAAGGGATTCGTGTTTGGGACAGCGGCATCTGCTTACCAAGTGGAAGGGATGGCGCTTAAAGGAGGAAGAGGACCCAGCATTTGGGACGCATTCGTTAGAATCCCAA ATACAATCGCCGGCAACGCTACTGCTGATGTTACAGTTGACGAGTACCATCATTATAAG GAAGATGTTGATATCATGAAACATTTCAATTTTGATGCCTATCGATTCTCAATCTCTTGGAGTAGAATATTTCCAA ATGGAACGGGTAAAGTCAATTGGGAAGGTGTAGATTATTACGATAGGCTAATTGATTATTTGATACAACAAG GTATTACTCCATATGTAAATCTTTATCACTACGATCTTCCTTTGGCTCTTAATGAGGAGTACTTGGGTTGGTTAAGCCCAAAGATAGT GGATGCATTTGCGAACTATGCTGATTTTTGCTTTGAGAGATTTGGTGATAGAGTCAAGAATTGGTTCACCTTTAATGAACCTAGGTGTATAGCAGCTCTTGGGTATGATGACGGTCTTCATGCCCCAGGGAGATGTACTGGTTGTACAGCTGGGGGAAACTCAACCATTGAGCCTTATATTGCAGCACATAATCTTATCCTATCTCATGCAGCTGCAGTGAAAAGATATCGTGAAAAATATCAA AAAGAACAACAAGGCATGATTGGAATCCTTTTGGATTTTGTATGGTATGAACCTTATACTTACACAGTGCAAGACAAAGCCGCAGCTCAAAGAGCTAGGGATTTCCACATTGGATG GTTCCTTCACCCTCTAACATATGGGCACTATCCAGAATCAATGCAAGTCATTGTCAAAGAAAGACTTCCTAAATTCACTGAAGAACAAGCAAAAATGGTGAAAGGTTCATACGATTATGTAGGGGTCAATCAATATACATCTTACTATATGAAGGATGCCGGAGTGGTTGATCTAAAACCTGTTAGCTATCAAGCTGACTGGCATGTCGAATTCAAAT ATGACCGAGATGGTGTACCTATTGGTCCCCTG GCTAATTCGTATTGGCTCTACATAGTTCCATGGGGACTCTACAAAGCCGTAACCTATGTGAAGGAAACTTATCGCAATCCCGTCATCATTTTAGCTGAGAATG GAATGGATCAACCAGGAAATGCCACTCTTCCAGAAGTCTTGCAAGATACAACGAGAGTTAACTACTTCAAGAGCTACATTACTAACTTAAAGAGGGCTATGGATGACGGCGCTACAGTGATAGGATATTTTGCATGGTCTCTTCTCGACAACTTTGAATGGGCGTTGGGCTACACAGCGAGATTTGGTATAGTATATGTAGATTTCAAGAATGAGAAGCGATTCCCCAAGAATTCAGCTTATTGGttcaaaaaaattctacaaagGAAGTCAAATTGA